A section of the Streptomyces sp. V3I8 genome encodes:
- a CDS encoding VOC family protein, which yields MTMMLAAFVLGTPDPPALADFYRALLGWEEVDREQEWVRLRNPEQERPSISFQLESDHTPPTWPQSPGTQQMQAHLDLQVDDLEAETERACALGATLEEYQPQKDVRVLRDPHGHPFCLFLPGA from the coding sequence ATGACCATGATGCTCGCCGCCTTTGTTCTCGGTACTCCCGATCCCCCCGCGCTGGCCGACTTCTACCGGGCTCTGCTCGGCTGGGAGGAGGTCGATCGCGAGCAGGAATGGGTCCGCCTGAGGAATCCGGAACAAGAACGTCCCAGTATCAGCTTTCAGTTGGAGAGCGATCACACTCCTCCGACATGGCCGCAGAGCCCGGGCACCCAGCAGATGCAAGCGCACTTGGACCTGCAGGTCGATGACCTGGAGGCGGAGACCGAACGGGCCTGTGCCCTGGGCGCGACGCTGGAGGAGTACCAGCCGCAGAAGGACGTACGGGTCCTTCGTGACCCTCACGGCCATCCGTTCTGCCTCTTCCTCCCGGGCGCCTGA
- a CDS encoding MerR family transcriptional regulator: protein MRIGEVAERAGVSTRALRYYEEQGLLEPERTASGQRIYTESSVARVQLIQQLFTAGLNSQLLATLLPAIDARHIGPGLSERLLAEHTRIESEIAGLQAAGRRLAALIGLVTHPDDMPCPASLDEAVAGDLPVFERTPVRPSRRVRVV, encoded by the coding sequence ATGCGCATCGGAGAGGTGGCCGAACGGGCCGGAGTCAGCACCCGTGCTCTGCGCTACTACGAAGAGCAGGGCCTCCTGGAGCCGGAGCGCACCGCCAGCGGTCAACGGATCTACACGGAGTCGTCCGTGGCGCGGGTCCAGCTCATCCAGCAGCTCTTCACCGCCGGGCTCAACAGCCAACTGCTCGCCACGCTCCTCCCCGCGATCGATGCCCGCCACATCGGTCCCGGCCTGTCGGAACGGTTGCTGGCCGAACACACCCGTATCGAGTCAGAGATCGCCGGCCTGCAAGCAGCCGGCCGTCGACTCGCCGCGCTGATCGGCCTCGTCACCCACCCGGACGACATGCCGTGTCCGGCCTCACTCGACGAGGCGGTGGCCGGTGACCTGCCAGTGTTCGAGAGGACGCCTGTTCGTCCGTCCCGCCGGGTCCGCGTCGTCTGA